GCGATGACGTTGTGGTGCTTTCCAATGGATACAAGATCTCGCCCCTTGATACAGAGGCCCTCGTCACATCCCACCCGGCTGTTGATGGCTGTCTCATGGTAAGTCCAATAGCCACACAGACGCTTGGTAGCCCGCAAGCAGATGGAAAATTATTGATTCTGATTATATGCTGACTTAACTGACAGATTGGATCGGGCAAGCCACAAGCCGGCCTCCTTATTGAGCTGAAAGACCCAACCATCAAGAGGgacggtgatgatgctgaagcgctcttcaacagcatctGGGCTGTAGTCGAAAGGGCTAACTCCCTGTCTCTGCACAAGAACCAGTTGCACCGAGACTTTATCGCCTTTTCTGAAGCAGGAAAGCCTTTCATCCGTACTGACAAACGCACTATCAAACGTCGGGCTACCATGGCGCTGTATGCCGACTACATCGAGCGCTTCTACCAGTCGCGTGGGGAGGATGACAGCGATGCCGAAGTTGCGGCGCTTGGGCTGCTGGCGATCGACACAGCATCCTTGGACTCAACAACTCGTGCAATTCGGCATATCCTGGCTTCGATCGTGCTTGCAGTCAAAGACGCTCCAGTGGATGCTAATCTATTTACTGTTGGGTTCGATTCGTTGCTTGTGTTCAAGGCTACCAAGGCGGTAGCGGCGGTCACAGATTTGGGGGGAATATTTCTACCAAGAAACTTCTATGCTGGACCAACGATTGAGGGCATCGCTGCAACTGTTGTACGATTGGCTGCCGAGCGCAGAGCCACGACAACGAACGGCACTACTACCTCATCGTCGaccgagcagcagcaacaagatccgcaagaagccaagatcaGAGCCATAATGAACCGACACAAGGCTCTTCTATCCTCCAAGCTTGGCCCGATGGACCTCTTCGGCGGGAACATGTACGAGGGGATCAATGTCTTCATTCCCCTCTGCCCAGGTGTCTCGTTTGAACAGGCCTACAAAGTTCTCCAGCGAGGTCTGGTTCGCGCCATGGAGATCGTGCCGGCTCTCGCGGGCAAAGTCATACCATGTTCGGAGCACGAGATTGGATACAAGAAGGGAGATGTTCGAATCAGTCTGCCTCCACTGCCTTCTACAGCCTTGGGTATCACTCCTTCCGAGGAGCCCAGACAATTGCGCTTCCGCGACCTCTCGACCATCCTGCCATCCTATACCGAGCAGCGCGCCTCTGGATTCCTGACCTCGGCTTACCCTGACGAGCTCCTGACTAATTGTCCCTCCTTTCCTGACCTACCTACGGATGTACTCAACGTGCAGGCCAACTTTGTCGACGGCGGCTGCGTCTTGGCCTTCAATGTTCATCATCACGCGTTTGATGGTATCGGCATGTTGATTGCGCTAACGGTATGGGCAGAATGCTGCCGATTCGTCCAGGGCGATCAGTCTGCGACTTCCGAGTGGCTGCACCCAGAGAGTCTCAATCGCGACATGCTGTCTATCTTGTACGAGGTGGAGGGCTTCGCAAAGCCGGCGTCTGAGGTCGACCCGAGAGTTTGGGGCTTTTTACCATATGCTGATCCGGCGCTGAAGCGCAAGCATCAGGAGAAACAGGAAGACATAGACATGACAGAGGCAGCCGCGGTCAATGGACATGCCACTGAGCCCAACGTTAAGAGGGCTCGTTTGTCTCGTTATCTGCCTGAGCCGCCTGTACTCCCCAGCTGTGAGAATTGGCCACCCGCGCCCCGCGCCGATGGTCGCACGTTGACGGCATCGACCTTCGTCATCTCAGCCGAGAAAGTTGAGAAACTCCAGAAGAGCGTCGAGGCTGCCGAAGCCGCGAACCCGGAAAGTCAAAACCTGAGCAAGGAATCAGGATCGCTATCTCTCGGCGATGTGCTACAGGCCTTTTTCTGGCGCGCCGCCGTCCGGGCACGTCGCCCTGCCGAGAACTCCTCCTCCGATGACATGTCTATCATCGAGATGCCAACTGACGTCCGACCTTACTTCAGTTCGCACCTCCCGCCAACATACATGGCCAACTGTGTCATCATGAACCGGCAGCACATGTCCGTCTCGGAGCTCTGCTCTTCCCAGGCATCTCTCTACAAAATTGCCCAAATATGTCGTGAGGCTCGCACTCGAGTGGATCAAGAACTTGTACACGATGCCTTCAGTCTACTACATACGATTAAAGACAACAGCCCAGGGAACCATACAACGGCGTTCCTTGGCCAGGGCATCCAGGACGGACCACATTcgctcttcaacaacatgatGCTCTTCCAAGCGAGCGATATTGGACCTTTCGGCGGCGGTATATTCGAAGCACCAGAGGCAGTGAGGGTCCAGATGGATTGGCTGAACAAAGCCTTTAGAAGTCTGTTCATTTTGCCGATGAGGAAAGACGGCGGTGTCGAGTTGCTGCTGGGGACCTTGCCCGAGGAACTCGATGCGATGAAGAATGATCACGAGTTTATGCAGTTTGCCGAGTTTCTTGGATAGAGAAAGATGAGGGAAGACAGGACGGAATGCGTAAATAGAATGGGCGGGTCCTTTGCAGTCAATAATATTCAATCTCAATGATGTTCTACCATAGTAATATCCTATGTTATGTTAAACGATTCTATTCCATTTTGCTTGCACAAAGATCAATTTCGGTGCTGATTACACTTTTTGTCATTGACAGCTAGAAAATTCATTACCACGATGACGGTCTACCGTGCTACCCTTCAATCAGCCTTGTCTCGTAGCGATCCTATCGAAAAGAAGATCCGCAAATGGTTTGTCCTACAGACATACCAGTGTACATTGAGCACGGAACAGGCCCGTTGCAAAAATAGATGCAGGGACATAAAAGCGTCTGGGTACTCGTAGGACCTCGCAACCGAGAGAGCTGATTCCAAGTCCGATGCCAGCAACATATCCATATTTAGTTC
This DNA window, taken from Fusarium fujikuroi IMI 58289 draft genome, chromosome FFUJ_chr11, encodes the following:
- a CDS encoding related to nonribosomal peptide synthetase MxcG (component of the myxochelin iron transport regulon), translating into MAVDKATPANCGRRLIPQILDDLAAAEPDRIIYSFAKSPNLSQGFRHVSARTFTKAVDKTAWLLQKELGRTSEIRAVGYIGPHDLRQILLTFACIKTNCAGLFLSPKNSTEGALAVLEAANCNIWVNPAGGKPAQLVNDFLQQRPMHVMVLPELKELLPEDEGELENVEPFPYTKRWDDAINDTFCILHTSGSTGLSKPISWTHGLIGTVDAVRLLPPHEGMEPWAKGWDDGDTLYSTFPLSHGAGILMDVVISPLFGLHCVLGPRDVIPNLELISSMADNIKIDIWSMIPSLTDELGEAPDILPKLSRSKFICASGGPVSNHLGSKVNEHVRVLNLTGTSEGLFIGNLWVDRQDWHWFAFHPWSGFDFKMVEPGLYEQWIHRNEHAEFFQGLFHTFQDVNSFNFKDLYVQHPTKPGFWASHGRSDDVVVLSNGYKISPLDTEALVTSHPAVDGCLMIGSGKPQAGLLIELKDPTIKRDGDDAEALFNSIWAVVERANSLSLHKNQLHRDFIAFSEAGKPFIRTDKRTIKRRATMALYADYIERFYQSRGEDDSDAEVAALGLLAIDTASLDSTTRAIRHILASIVLAVKDAPVDANLFTVGFDSLLVFKATKAVAAVTDLGGIFLPRNFYAGPTIEGIAATVVRLAAERRATTTNGTTTSSSTEQQQQDPQEAKIRAIMNRHKALLSSKLGPMDLFGGNMYEGINVFIPLCPGVSFEQAYKVLQRGLVRAMEIVPALAGKVIPCSEHEIGYKKGDVRISLPPLPSTALGITPSEEPRQLRFRDLSTILPSYTEQRASGFLTSAYPDELLTNCPSFPDLPTDVLNVQANFVDGGCVLAFNVHHHAFDGIGMLIALTVWAECCRFVQGDQSATSEWLHPESLNRDMLSILYEVEGFAKPASEVDPRVWGFLPYADPALKRKHQEKQEDIDMTEAAAVNGHATEPNVKRARLSRYLPEPPVLPSCENWPPAPRADGRTLTASTFVISAEKVEKLQKSVEAAEAANPESQNLSKESGSLSLGDVLQAFFWRAAVRARRPAENSSSDDMSIIEMPTDVRPYFSSHLPPTYMANCVIMNRQHMSVSELCSSQASLYKIAQICREARTRVDQELVHDAFSLLHTIKDNSPGNHTTAFLGQGIQDGPHSLFNNMMLFQASDIGPFGGGIFEAPEAVRVQMDWLNKAFRSLFILPMRKDGGVELLLGTLPEELDAMKNDHEFMQFAEFLG